The following coding sequences are from one Scomber japonicus isolate fScoJap1 chromosome 3, fScoJap1.pri, whole genome shotgun sequence window:
- the acot8 gene encoding acyl-coenzyme A thioesterase 8 translates to MADNKVDASRKANEFTHDNSGGSASPESPEHEAAGSSTSPPYSQDLRSVLVTSVLNLETLDVDLYRGTHHWVPRTQRLFGGQIVGQALVAAAKSVSDNLYAHSLHCYFVRAGDPKVPVLYQVERTRDGRSFAVRSVKAIQHGKPILICQASFHMLQPSPLQHQFTMPTVPQPEDLLTAEQLIQLYLSKPDLAENAKQGLNKLLANEVPIEIKPVNPPQFYKRTATEARKLFWVRARGYIGEGNMKLHCCVAAYVSDFAFLGTALLPYPNYRAHFSASLDHAMWFHSTFRSDEWMLYECESPWAGGSRGLVQGRLWRRDGVLAASCSQEGVLRVKAVPEPSKL, encoded by the exons ATGGCAGATAACAAAGTGGACGCTAGCCGTAAAGCTAATGAGTTCACGCATGATAATTCAGGTGGTTCAGCGTCGCCGGAGTCTCCTGAACATGAAGCCGCGGGAAGCAGCACGTCTCCTCCGTACAGTCAGGACCTCCGGAGCGTCCTGGTCACCAGCGTTTTAAACCTGGAGACGCTCGACGTAGACTTGTACAG AGGGACTCACCACTGGGTGCCTCGCACTCAGCGTTTGTTTGGGGGTCAGATAGTGGGCCAGGCCCTGGTGGCTGCTGCCAAATCTGTCAGCGATAACCTCTACGCCCACTCTCTCCACTGCTACTTTGTAAGAGCAG GGGATCCGAAGGTTCCAGTTCTGTACCAGGTGGAACGCACGAGAGACGGACGCAGTTTCGCAGTGCGCTCCGTGAAGGCCATCCAGCATGGAAAACCCATACTCATCTGCCAAGCGTCCTTCCACATGCTGCAGCCCAGTCCACTGCAGCACCAGTTCACCATGCCGACTGTGCCTCAGCCCGAAGACCTCCTCACTGCAGAGCAGCTCATCCAGCTTTATCTAAG TAAACCAGACCTGGCAGAGAACGCAAAACAAGGCCTGAACAAACTGCTGGCTAATGAAGTCCCCATTGAAATAAAGCCAGTCAACCCACCACAGTTTTACAAGCGCACCGCAACCGAGGCGAGGAAGCTGTTCTGGGTGCGAGCGCGAGGATATATCG gtgaAGGCAACATGAAGCTGCATTGCTGCGTGGCGGCATATGTGTCCGACTTTGCGTTCCTGGGCACCGCACTGCTGCCTTATCCCAACTACAGGGCCCACTTCTCAGCCTCGCTGGACCACGCCATGTGGTTCCACAGCACTTTCCGCAGCGATGAGTGGATGTTGTATGAGTGTGAGAGTCCGTGGGCAG GAGGCAGCAGGGGACTTGTTCAAGGGCGGCTGTGGAGAAGAGACGGGGTGCTGGCTGCCTCGTGCTCCCAGGAGGGCGTCTTGAGAGTGAAAGCAGTCCCAGAGCCCAGCAAACTATAA